The DNA segment GTTGTAGGCCACAGGATCCTGCTACACTAACTTCGTTTGTCGCTCACCCATGCACTAGTACTACTTCTCTAAGCAAAGCTGAGTAACAAAATATAATACTGATATTAATGTAGTTAGCCTAGTAGTTGAGGCACCAGACTGTGTGTTATGATTTTGTTTATATTTCACATTTTGTTTCTAATAGTCTTCCTCACTATCAGCTGAATTTTGAGTTTCTCTgataataaattttatttgccctATCAGTGATATGATATTAAGCAAGGTACTGATCCTGAGTTTAATCATGCCAGCTGTTACATATACTGTTTCTTTGGAACTGGCTGACCTGATTTGCCCACTAGGGCTGGATCAGGCATGTTAAGTTGTAAATAAAACCTAGGTCAGACCAGTCATTAGTAGAGTTGTGACATGCATATGCAGAGAATATGTAAGTAGTTATATGTATAGACACTGAGAATATGTTCTGAGATTTGGTATCCAGGCATGAGTCACTGGCagcagtgaagaaacagattttgTCTCAGACAAGAGCTGTTCagtcacctcttttttttttctctctctctctctctctctctctctctgtttggaAGCTAACTCTACGGCTGCACATTTACAAATGAGGTTATTGAAGAGATGTGAAGTCAACAGGGAAGCAGCAGACAAGAAAAAGAGGCGGGGGGACAGTTTATGCTGTCCCTGAATACAGAAATGAAATTTGTCGATATAAGGAGAAGGCAAATAAGACACCTAATCCTACACCTAGAACTGCTACTTTAGTTCATATATTgaccacctcaccccagcccaaAGAGCTCCAGTGACTTTCTCAGGTGTTCAGCTCTGTGTATTACATGATAACCCTTCACCCACACCCCCTCAGCTCCAGCATAATGCAGTCTTGCTTGAGCTTAACTAAGTAGCCACTCCCTGCTACCCAGAGCCTGTCAGTCACCCATGCACTCTCATCTGGGCATAGCCAGCCCTTACTTTGACTTGCAGGTTATCAACTGGTGTGCCACAGTCCAAGTCTGTTTGAAGCATTCCATTGTTATGGCCAGCCCCTTCTTCCCCGAACACTTACAGACAAATCAGGTCAGCCAGTTCCAAAGAAACAGTGTATGTAACAGCTGGCATGATTAAACTCAGGCTCAGTACTTTGCTTAATATCATATCTTTGTTAGGTGATATAAAATTTCTTATCAGAGAAACTCAAAAGTCAAGTGCTAGTGAGTaagaatattaaaaacaaaaagttaaatataaacaaaatcaTAATACACTGTCTGGTGCTTCAACTTAACTACCAGCCTAACTTTCTGGCTAAAGAATTTTCTCTCATCCATTGTCTCCTACTGCTTCTCAGTCAAGGTTGGCTAGCTTATTTTCATGAACGTAAACATACTACATTAATATCAGTATTATATTTTGTTGCTCAGCTTTGCTTAGAGAAGTAGTACTAGTCCATGGGTGAGTGACATACAAAGTCAGTGTAGCAGGATCCTGTGGCCTACACCCATCAGAAAAAAGATGTGTGACGTTGGTGCCGGGACaggattttaattaaaaaatcagaaacaaaactCCCTGTATCAGTGAACAAATTAGAGAGTAAGTAACACCCCACTCCCTGGAAAAggttagcaattttttttttaaaaaaaaggttctgaataGTAGGGTAACCCATAGATATTAGCTGCCCAAGAGTCACCAGACCCAGCTTTACTAGTTCTTTGAACACATTAGTCAAAGCTGGTTGTCTGAAGTTAGACACTCAAATAATGGCCCATTTTGACAGCAGCTTGTTAGAATGATTAATTTGGCAGTTGTTACTATGAGAGACCACCAGACACCAATTGAAACATATACTCCTTTACTAAAATTGAAGGTCAAAGGCCTATTTTATAAAATTGTAGTAAACAACTTAAAAGTAAGCAGTCACTGCCCCCAATACACGAAGAACGTATTCATGAGCATGCAGTGAGTTTACTTAAATGGTAAACAGGCTCCTCTGGTGTGCACTAGGTAGGTTTGACAACACCTTTACAGTCATAACTCAGGTTTTATTCCCTTTAACAAACAAGTGATACTCTTGCTGATTATTGCCTTCAGCTACAGACCAATTTGAGAGGGCTCACCTTTAGGTCCAGGCTTGatttcactaaggctgtgtctagactgtagggaactgtcggcaaaacatatgcaaattgtgcaccacGATTTGCATCTCTTTTATCGacagttctgtcgagagaggcttttccgacatttggcccatccacccggggccaaatgtcagaagcACCCCCTCTGTTGAGccatcccttctgcctcatggaACTAGGTGCACAGGGGTGTTGACAGAACATTCCTAAAGTGACAGGTGTCTTCTGAGagctctgcagtctggacacatgcACGGtcgacaaaacttccattgacagatgttttgtcagcagaagcctACAGTCCAGACATAGTCTAAGATTTAGCTGCCTTTCTTCCCAAggcctttccttccctccctcttactgaccaattgttttttttaatcaaacctGATTTTTACCTTGGCTTTCCCTTTAAGACAACACTGCTATGTGGGGTGGAAAGGTCCTCATTGGTGCCTTTTAAGAATGATTCCTTTTCTGTTATTTAAAATTCATCTGCTGGTTAGAGGCCTTCTTTTCAGAAACTCTCCTTTATCTCAATAGAAATTCTTTGAACCAGATAGCCTCCATACTTCATGCCTCCTGGCCTTAAAACATTATATTCAAGGTCTCCATTTTATTTGCTACGCATGGACTTCCTGTACAGTACATATATATGGCCTTAAACTAATGTAATTTCATCTGTAgcaaacagcacagaaaacttcaACTTAAATCAAACTTTAGGTACCAAAGTTTGACCCTGATGACCATTGTGCCCTATGTTTCCTTTCCTGGGTAGTTTCTAGTCCTGTTTGCAGAACAGCTAGATGATTGATCCTATACCTTAACGCAGCAGCACTGGTCTCAAATCCTACAATACTGTCAGCAAACAAAAAGTAGCATGCTCTGTTAATCAGAGACCACCAGTAACATAGCTCACTCTTGTGTTAACCCTACACCACATGAAACATAGGCGCCTGGTCCTTATGGCCATTTAAATCCATGTCAAAACTCCACTGGAGCAGGATTGCATTATCACTTCACACCACCGATTGGATTTCGTCCCCATCCATTACAGCAGATGCTTATTTGCTTATAAATTCTTTGGAGCATTTACTGTGCTCAACATTCTGTTTTTACAAGGGGCTTCTTATACTGGTGATACGTAAATATCATTAAACCTTCCCCTACCCATTTCACCCTGTGCACATCACTGGTAGCAGTGCTAAGGAAATTTTAGGTTGAGCAATGGAACCCAACTTTAGGTGTAGCTGCTGTTACTAAGGGCAACCATGTCTGATTATGCCCCTTTGTGATCAttatttggcttttttttaatgACACTACAAATGTCTGAGAGAATGTACATTTACTTTATCATGCTTTATTTTAACCCTTATGTGTGTGGCTGAACTCAAGGAGATGGGCAGTGGTTCAGTGATTCCCAGTGGTAACGTTGCCACTAGGCCTTTCCGCCTCAGTCAATCAGTTACAAGTTGGTTGATAACAGCAAAGGCAATACGAATGCAGGTTCTTCAGCTGAAGGATGTTTAAATTATGTAGGAAATTGATAACAGGATCATGGCTCATTTATGGTATTAATAGTTACTGAATGAGGGATAGCTCTTCCATATGAAAATCACTCCCTAAAGAAGGCCTGTTTATAAACCCCTGGAAAGTTCAGGGAAGATGGTCACACTTGGACAGTCACTCTGAGGGTCTTAATTATGCTTCATAGCCCTTTTGATGCCTGGATCACTAGAAATACAGAGTTGTTGGACAGAATAACAGGCATACATGCGGCTTATGTAGACTTCTTTCACTGAATTCGCTGAAATTCCCAAGGAAGCGAGGAAATCTAAAGCTTTCTTTCCTTTTATGCCATGTTAAATTCCATCCCTTTCACTGGTACATAATTTATCATCTATAAAACGCCTTTTAATGTAACTGTAATATGTACAGTTTTGAAGAGCTCTATAAGGGTGTTCCTACACACCAACGTTATTTCTGCACGactactattctgaaataatcttgtgaacatctacacagcaaatccactatttcaaaataatagacAGCTTACTTTGAGTTCTtcaacctcattctatgaggtcTAGCACCTATCTATAGCTATTTTGAACTAGGGGCTCTGCAGACAGGgattggggctattttgaaataaacaattCCAGAACAGCTTAGTCCAAACTAAAGCTTCtctgtagacatagtatttcagctcagagtccctggaagcagtgcttctgggggaatctcttccaaaatacgGTCTAACATGTGtgaacacactattttggaataagcttgGCTTATTTTGGGGGTTTTCTTGcagtgtggatgtgttattctgcaatagcttactttggaataacaactctggaataaactagtCCAGAATGACTCTGTAGTATACACATACCCAAActgatttgtaacagagagaaagccgtgctagtctatatactatcaaaacaaaaaagcagttcagtagctctttaaagactgacaaaataatttattacgtgatgagcgtttgtgggacagacccacttcttcagaccatagccagaccagaccagactcaatatttaaggcacagagaaccaaaaatagtaatcaaggttgacaaatcagaaaatcagaaaaatattatcaaggtgagcaaactcTACTCTctgaaagaaaaactgaaatgaaatgtgaagtaaaattggcataattaaagtgggtttggaatggcttcaaaagagaggaaaaatcaAAGTTGAAAACCAAAGCATTTCAAATTGAATGGGCCCAATCCTTCAAATGTGTATCAGGTTTGCCTGTGCTCCCTTTATGTCtgatttgcaatgagaaattcgccAACAACGAAAAATGCAACCTTGAGAGAATATAAatgtaaaaaagtttgtgaacatcctgcagtaaacttatattgcattacaaatcattgtgtgcactctTCTTAAAAGCAGGGTAACAGAAAGTATGGCTTGATGTTAGTTAGTAAAGAccatctcctattcacatgcattacggctcttgaattattgatttttttttactgaatttgaaataatggctcttcttactattttgaCTGCTGACCCATGTGAAGTGAAGATATTGAAGACGAAGTCAGGTGGTTCCATGATGCAGCCCTgctcatttacaaaaaaaaaaaaaagttgtttcccTGAATACATAGGCATTAACAACAGGAGACAATGTATTGGCTCACAAATTTCTCGTTTTCCCCTGGCATTCTGCTTCTGATACAGGCACACCCAGCTGAAATCCAAGGAATACCTTAGCCCCCTGCCTTCCAATTGGTTCCCCTTATGCACCTTGAGTTATGCTCATGCCATCCATGTAACCTCTGATGTGGACTTTTTTATTTCATCCATCTTACTTAATAAAGGAGCTTGATTGCTTTTTTTCCATTTAGCCAGAATGAAGGGCGGCACATGCATCAGCTTCAGCAAGGTCTCTGATTGTTCATAAATCACACCTGCTTGCGGGCAGCTTCCAATGCCCTTGGGCATAACAATATATATTCTTATTGTAGCATTTGCAATTCAAGGGCTGCAGTCTGCAAACCAATGTACGAGTTCATAAAGATTTCACTGCTGTGTATATCTATGTAGCGTGGTGCCCAGGAAACTTCAACATAATTCGGTTCCCACTGAATGAGCTATGCTAGGCATCCATGACATGAAACCTGGCCAGAGTCCTTACCGCTATATTGACTCTGTAATGATGCCCTTTCTGAGTCCCTTTAATCATTCATTTGTGAAAAACAGCATTTACAGTACAAAGCTTGTTAGAGCAAAACACTTGAATTTTGACCAAAGCTCAAACAAACAGCTTTTGTTATGTGAAAGAAGCCAGGAAGAGCAAGAGACAGCCTTTCCCTctcacccttccctccccaggccctaCTCAGAGCTTCTCCAGCAGTACTAGTACAGATTCAGGTCTACAGTATGGTCCAGCTCAGCATTGTGTCCCCATTTAGGGACTTTTGGCCAATAGAGCTACAGAGCTAAGGAAACCCCTGACAACACTCTCCTCCCATTTTGCAAACTACTGCACACTGCTATTCAGGGCCTGTTATGAGAGCACAAGGGGGCTCAAGCTAGGCTGGTCTGTGTTGCCTCATCCAAGGATGAAACACCGTGCTGGTTTTCTACTACATGTAAAGGTGGGGCAGAATGTGGTCCTCAGAAGTTTAATTTTTTACAGCGTAATGTTAAAATACAGTGACTAGACAATGAAAACTGCCATTGGGGGCAGCGAGAGCAGTGCAGTATGGTAGCAGTTTTAAGACTGGTATTTCCTTGacatttttgttctgaaaatcaAAGCTACTGCTAtcttttttcttcctgaaaatcaTAACTGCTTTTAAAGAATGATGAAAGTCATCCCACTTAGGAAAGAAACAAAGCATCAGGTACCAATTctgtaaagaaaatgttttatttaaagtgTTAAATACCATCACCAGCATGAATTTGATTTACATTAGTTGGTGTTCATTGTAGGCCTAATCTGCCcttttttccccagctgtaatTCCCTTTAGCTTTTAAAACATTCTATGTACAAgacagcagtgatcactggaatAGTGCTATTTACACAACTAAATCATAAGTAGAGCTGCAGAtgtgtgaaaattaaaaaaaattaaattaaattttaaaataaatactgcTTAATGCAAGTATGTACAACCCTTCCCTGTGGTCGTGTCTTTTTCAAAATTAGAAATAATTTATATAGGAATATGCATAAAAGAACATGTGACTACATAAGATAGTATTAGGAAAATAGTTTTGTACTTTAAAAAATTCTAGGGGAATATTATAGACTATATATGTCTTTAGCATTTATTTGTTGCTGGTACACAGGTGTCTAAATTATTTCAATGAACAGTTTTACTAGTCCGTTCATTAAAATATCATTGATCCAGCATACAATCTCAGAATGACAAGACATAGTCTTTATGTGTATCGTATTGCACCACAAACTAAAAGGCATATAAAGTGATACTCTTGTTACTTTTACACTCTTAAGAAACATGGACATTTTTAATGGGCAAcattaatagatttttttcaaacaaaatcaGAATAATCTTGTGTGCATGGCCTTAATTTAAAGTCAAATGCAATGTAGATTTCAAAAATTATTGCAAATTTTCAAGATTAACCAATATGTATGTGTTGAAGGCATATAAAACcccagaaaaagagagaaaatatatcaTTATAGGTTACCCAGTTATCTTCCCTTTAAATATGAGAGGTGAACATGAAACCTGGACATGCAGCACCACCCAATGGTAAAAAAATGACTGCTACATGGAGAGGGTTGTGGTGATGGTGTCAAATAACTGTCCAATTGTATGTGTGCTACTTTCTTTAAGGCAATTACAAATCAAAGTTTGACATTCTGATGGCAGACTGATGCTTGCGAGTTACATCTTTGCCATCACAAATATAGACCACGAAAAATCTGAACTTTATAGCAGAAGAATTACGAAGAATTAGTAACTTCACTTTAGCTAATATAACTCCAAAAATGTAGCCATTTGTTTGGCTCATAGCAAACGAAACTGCTGAAATTTAGTTCCTAAAAatcacacatttatttttttctctctccaacaCTTTCAAGAAATTATAATTCAACCCTTGAATGAATGATGCTGGTGCTGAAAACAAATTTATTGAAGACATCTTACAATGGCCACATGACTCCAATAGTTTGCTGTAGAATTCAATTTGAAggtgagaaaaaaaatgaaaataagttaCCATGCACTGTACAATTAATTGCAAAAAGTTCAAATATCTTATCAAATACATGCTGAATTACTTTAATGTACTCCCAAGCCATGTTGCAAAATCCTTTTCAATATGCTTGAAAAAAGTAAGCTCTTAAACAATATTTTTGTCCAAGAATTCAGAAATGCAGAACAATTGGCAATTCTGAACCAAATATGGGGCGTAAGAGAGTAATAATCAAAAGGTAGGCATTTCAGGGTACAATGGATCAACCTGGAAGGTAAGAGAGggaaaaagaacaaaaggaagattcagaagagagagagagagagaggaggaagaagTGTACAATTTGCACATAATGTGGAACTTTATAAGGTTTGCACcttttacatttaaataaatttaatatATTACATGTATTTTTGTCACATGAACAGAATTGTAAATATTACCTAGAAATTGTCATATTTTAATTTTAGTATACATCTGCAAAAACACAGATCATGATTGGTTTAAAGAATTATAAAGGTGGTGTGTCTTTGTATCACCTTGTTGCATTCTCTCCCCTTTAAAACCATGCACTagtgaaatttatttttaaaaataatataaattgtTGAAAATGGctgatttattcttttttttttgcaagttgcAGCCCcaagaaaataatttaagtgtTCAGCTAAATCTGTGTCCATGCAAAAGAGTTTCGTTAATTTCAGTACATAATATCtaaagaattttatttttcagagaaCCCATCACACCTGGGCTTTCACTGCAGCAACAGCTGGAGTTATGAAGCCTGCCATGATAACTTTTAAAGCATTCTAATACAAAGAGTTGTAGCTGGTCTTTGTCCCAAATGACAGCTGATGTTTCTTTTTCGATGGCCTTACGTCCTTCTGTTGTTCTTCCAATGTCTTCTGTTCCACTGATTTGTAACATGGCTTCATgggggagggatgtaggtccTTTTTGGTGGTATTATCAGGCTTTGGGGGCAGTTAAAAGGGAGCAACAAAACAGATATGCCATTGAAAAGGACTTTCGTTGCCTGAAACACGCCGACTTTTTTAGTTTAATCCATGGCTTCAGATTGGACCAAAACTAAGTGTCACTGGATTCCAACCCTTTTAGTTCTTTACAGCTCCACGCTTTCACCTGAGGGCCTTCCTTAGTGCACAATGTGTGCAACTTCCTCTGAGAACACAGGATCGCTTGGTAGCCCTAGAAACAGGCTCAGAAGACACAACATTAAGCATGCAGTGTTACCAGGGTTTGCGACCTGTAATTATTTTTTGTAACGCTGGTTGCTATGACAACAGTTTCACAGCTGCTATGAGCGAGCATAAGAAGGTCCTGTTGAACTCTCAAGCGATGACTGGGAAGCTCGCCTAGTAAGAGGAGCTAAAGTTGGATCAACTAAGGAGGAAGGGGGGAAAAGTTTGAACCATCCAATCACCATATTTGACAGGTCCAGTTCATCTAAAAGTATCTGTGCCACTCCCATAAAGGATTTGTGATCCATACGTCCATAGTCTCCCCAAACAATTATctgttggaaaacaaaacaaaaagatagaaAAGTTTCAGCAACAAATATGAAAGCTTACATCTGAAGAACAGGATGCACCAGATCTAACCGGTTACTTATTCACAAAACAACAATCCTAAAGAAAGGTGGAATATTTGACTTTTGGCACGGATTAGCCCTGATTCTGCTACAATGGTAGAGCCAAAGTTCTCTGGGCTGTAAACCTATTTAATCATGGTAAAGAAGAATTAAAACTTGAGACCCATAAATTTATTACAGACAGAATACGTTTGTACTAATGCCATCCATACAGTATAATAGGTTGGACACTAGACTGAATTCTCAAGTCCTGGACAGCTTTGGAATAAAAGGAGAAATATATCTATGGCTaggcccctcctctgcctgagCACTTCACCACCTACTGTTCAGCCAGAGGAAGATGGGAGCAGACTGACTCCTTGCTTCCCACTATCATTATTCTCAGCAAGGGTCCAGGGTTTCTTGAGCCTCTTATTCCATTTTAGTTAAGCCCGCCCTGCCTTCCTATAATACAGGAACCGTAGTTCTGCAATGACATGGAACTGTTTTAGAGGTCAGGAaagatttgtttttttgttggtgTAGAACTGGCCGAGCCTTGTTAGTTTTTTCGGCACCATTGCAAACACATAGTCAATTTAAACAGGAACAGGACTTAGGAATTGTATGGATGTTTAGTTCATCACAATTTGCACCCACTGTACAGTGCAGATAAAAGCCAAAAGAGCCAATGACCAGAAATCAGGGACTTAGCTGGTGGGAAAAGATCTACAGAAAAAAGGAAGACTTGAAGACTTTGCAGACCAAGATCTCTTTCTAGTGCCTTTTCTTGCCATTACAGGAGGAGGGTGAGATGATTTGGCAAAGTGAAAAAGTCTACCCTATGTTGACTACCTCAAAGGAGCCATGCAAACTTGACATTGTACCCAGTTAAAGGCCTAGTCCAGGGAGATGGGGTAAGGTAACACCCCTCCCAGGGCATTAAGCTTAATAAAGTTGCAGCCTGACAGTTAAATCCATTCCTGTGCATGTTCTCATTTGCCTGCATATCCTCATCATTGTTCACGAAGAACCTCATACTGGATAGTCACCAATAAAGCATATCTGCCCAGCAAGGCTTTGAAAATAAGAGGATTGGAGAACAATAACATGACTTGAAGTCTTGGCCTCATTCAGTGAGAATTGTCCAAGTGAAACGCTTTCAGATAGACAAGCACACTGATGTAATTTACCTGTAAAACTTTTCCTTGTGGGCTTTCTTCAAATGACAAAAGCTGCTGATAAAGAGGTTCCAGTGTTTTTCTTGcaacctttgttttctttttggctATGCAGGCTCCATTTTCTAATAGATACACCTTTACGTATGGTGCTTAGAGGGAGGAAAACAAATAAGAGTAAGCAAAAGGCTAATCCAGATTTTGCTGTGTCACCATTTGCTGAGTCCTGTCATTTAACAGAAGAATATCTGAATTAAACAAGTCCACAAATACAGCAAGTAACTGTGAACATTTATTCTTATGTAATATTCATGTACATCAAATTACAAACCTTTTCAGCATTTGAAATATTTCTTCAATGAAaggtatggctatgtctacacgggcagcttctgtcaacaaaacccatggagcgtctacatggttaaagAACTCTattgagagtttgtcgacaaaacccagatGTTCagccggcagcattatacctctccctgatcaaGTGTAATGCATCTGTtgacagtatcggaggggtagccattcactcctccagatcaactgctggtagtaagcctcacccttgctgactgagctaaccttgttatccccacccttgctctggcttatttatacctggccctgcagatttccaagaccagcatctgatgaagtgagtctgtgctcacaaaagctcacactcaaaacttttctgttagtctatacggtgccacaggaccctctgttgatagtgttttgttgacagagtgcctgtgtagacagttctgttgacagagagggcttctggttccccgggCAACCCTATTCGCAcagcttccggtcagccgttctgtcgagagagggcagggcagtctggctgctctctgtcgacagcctgcattgctcttttgagctactttgtgtgtgaatgcatttgtcgacagaggtacagccaaggtttctctgtctacagtgacttctgtcaacagaggcttcccatgtagaTGTAGACTCTGTGTCACTAAATTATGGTCCGATCCAAAATccattaaataaacaaaaagacaCACTTcggtgggctttggatcaagctgCAAGTTGTTTATGTTTTTACATGATCTGCAAGACAAAAATCTATGGCAAGAGAGATTCTGAACTgatttctgttttgatagaagaATTTGCTAAACATATCATTGTACTATCACCTTCAATCAACATTATATACTAACATGGTAGGACAATATACtgcaaaaagagaagaaaataaacgTTGGGTACCATTCTGCTTTCTAGAGGGTCTATCTAACCTAAGCATTTTGTTAACTTCCCCATCTTCCTTAAATTATTTATGTCACATCTTCCGCACaattcccttccctgccccctagCCAATGAGATATTTGCTGTTATTAAAACAGCTTTACTCCTTTAGTGGCAATCCAGAGCACAGCATCACAGTAGGCATTTACTGTTAACATTGTCTCCTGAAGCTGAAACTCAATCTTTACATGTAAGCTTTTATACGAGGTCAGTACGTCTTTACATTTCAATTTACAGCAAATGCTATACCCCAGTGCTATTAGCTATGTGTTAATGGATTTCACTCGAACAGTAAAGCCTCAGAAGTTTTGCTACAGACAGAACTTATTGTGTTACCAGTACATTCCTAGTTGCATAGATGTATTCTTCTTTTCTTACCTGGCAGTGTCTTTGAACCTGGTTTTACAACAAGGCCACGGGCTCGTATTATTTCTACCTCCAACTGTCCTTTTTTGTCCATCATTCCTACCTGAATATCACCTGGGAGAGGAAAGTTTTGAAACACTGCAATTCAAGAATATCTGATCATATTTAAACTAATGACATGTTATAGAATTAATGTATGACATCTTGTTTCTTTCACATAAAATCAACAAAGTAAATAAGGAATTAACTCTAACAGATACTCTCCAAAGGTGTTGTCCTACTGATATTTGACATGCTGTACAGTACAAAACCCATTACAGATAATGTCTTCATCTTGGTTTCTCTCCCCTAGtctaaattaaatttattttcaccTTTACGTAAACTTCAGTGAGCTGACAGCCATTAAAATACACTTGCAAAGCTGTTGTAAAACTATTTACGTCAACTTTCTAGTTAAAAAGAAATATGCATCAAAAGATGTTTGTACGTTTAGATTAAATGAACAATAAGTAAATTTTTTGTAATTAAGTAGCACTTTTCACTAGACGATTTTCCACTGCTCAGACCAGAGCGTATGTAATATTATTGTCATTTTATGAATGGGACATTTAAGTACTTAAATTACAAAATTGGCCCTCTTGTTTTGATTACTTGAATATTTCAGTATGAATATTTCAATATGCAGCTTTAGTCTCCCCGGTCCTGATTTCAGAGCTGTTGAGCATCCAAAACAATCACCAATTCCATCTGAAGATGAAGTGCcaataatta comes from the Carettochelys insculpta isolate YL-2023 chromosome 2, ASM3395843v1, whole genome shotgun sequence genome and includes:
- the RIMS2 gene encoding regulating synaptic membrane exocytosis protein 2 isoform X39 yields the protein MGRQGPGAGRSVQRSPSRSSLSASFEALAVYFPCMSSLEEEDDDGEAGGKKLRSTVQRSTETGLAVEMRNWMTRQASRESTDGSMNSYSSEGNLIFPGVRLASDSQFSDFLDGLGPAQLVGRQTLATPSMGDIQVGMMDKKGQLEVEIIRARGLVVKPGSKTLPAPYVKVYLLENGACIAKKKTKVARKTLEPLYQQLLSFEESPQGKVLQIIVWGDYGRMDHKSFMGVAQILLDELDLSNMVIGWFKLFPPSSLVDPTLAPLTRRASQSSLESSTGPSYARS